The window AATGACATCAAAATAGTGCTTTGACTCTTTTTTTCACATAACAATCAATCAACATGAAATACTTTTAAGAAAATTATGTACAACACCCACTGATATAAAATAAAGACACTAACCATGGCCAGTTGGTGTAATACTAAGACACTGGGATGGGTATACAGACTGTTAGAGTTGCTAGGCTTGCTACGTCTGAGCTCTTCTATCTGTGACAACCTGAGAGGGGGGTGGTTCTTCAACTTGATCCTCCTACAGGTAACTCACCATATTTCGGTTCTTGTCCCTATCCTCTCGGTACCCCTGTACGGTGTGTGCTAGTACTTTAGGGGGACGGGTGTAGGAGAACGGTTGCATGGATGGGTTAGTGGACCGGAACCGCTCTGAGGGCGGTTCGACCGTGCGGTTACGTTCAGCGGTTGGGTTGATAGTCTGATACCTTTCCACCTTCTGCTCTGAGTACGGAGGTAAAGAGTCCTCATCCTCGGGCCGGTTGCTAGACGACTGTCTGTAGAAACCATCACTGCCCTTGCCCTTCGAACTGCCCTTGGAAGGAGTGTCACTATCCTCGTCAGCCCGCCCCTttcctctctcgcccctctcccctgccctccccctcGCCTTATGCTCCAATAGGTCATTGAGAAAAGCGTAATCGTAACCCCTTTCCCCGTGGGTGTGCTGGTGGGGGCGATCGCGATCGCCATCCCACgtgtccctcctcttcttctgcgGTGAGGGAGGGGGGCTGCGGCGGGGGTGCCTGTTGTTGTCCCGGTCTCCATGAAAACGGCGAGGGGGTCTGTGGTCCCAGCAGGGAGGGTAGTGCTCTCGCACCCGTAGCGCCAGGTCGTAGTCCGTGTCCTGGTCCCGGGGCTCGCCCCTCCAGACACGGGGGCCGTAGGACATAGAAAACTCCTCCAACTCATCCAGAGAGCCGGTACGCCCCCTGGTGCCCAATGTCTTCCTCTCCAGGTGCACAGAGCGAGGGTTCCACCTGAAACACAGGGAAGACAGGGGATCAGAGTACATAACAGATGCACAGTGCTAACAACATGTTTAGTCCCTACACTAAATACAAGATAATCAGGAATACAATATACATATACAacatcctcttctctttctctctcacacacacaacgtaTCTTGAGTAccgttgtcacgacttctgccgaagtcgttgcctctccttgttcgggcggtgctcggcgtttgacgtcaccggtcttctagccatcattgatccttttttcattttccattggttttgtcttgtcttcccacacacctgttttcaatcccattcattacctgttgtgtatataaccctctgtttcccctcatgtctttgtcagagattgttttagtgtgtttgttgtataggtgcgcgtcgggtccttgtacccatgtttgtttgttatgtacttttagtgttatggagcatactccgtggactttattaaaagactccattttacactccatttgactctcctgcgcctgacttccctgccacctattacacctatgcatgacaactGTAGAGACAGTCCTCACACAGTCATAGAGTTACAGTCACACTCAGTGGTACCTGCTGTTTTGTTCGTCATCCGTGTCGTTACCACGGTAATGCCTGGGTCGACAACTGTTGTGCACGGGAGCTGCCATGAGTTCTGATTGGTCATCTAGGTCGGCGATGGGCGGGAGAGCTTTCATCTGGACTGTCCGATAGGTTTGCCGGAACTCCGTGTCCCCTCCCTCATGCAGAGAGCtgagctctgataggctactgGCTGCTGGGACAACACATCACTATAGAGACTTTTACTGATTTCAAGAAAAGTTTTTACAATAGTATTTTGAATCTGAACTAATCTACGGCATATAtagtacaccaccatcatcactatgcATCAAGACTCCTAATCGAGTCACAGACACATCATCAAATTTCACCAAAACTAATGCAAATAACATCTGATAGCCATAGTGTAAATACAGACTGCCAATTTTCAAAACAAATGCTTTTGCTGATGGCTCTCATGGTATGTTGCTCTTAGTTTACATCTTGGGAGAGACATTATAGAAGGAATCTGAGCCAATTATGAAATTACAACATGCCACCCATAGAAACAGAATACATAGAATGGGTATGCGTTCCACGGAACACATCAGCCAAAAAGGGCTGTCTTCCTCCGCCTTATTGGAATTTCCAATGACAAGATGCTTTCCCCTGCAATTCATAAATAAATGTGTGCTTACAAACAATTACTAAACCTTCTTACATTACTGGTATGGAAATTAACTTTCATGTGAAATAGAGAACCATGCCATCTAATAGTATCAGATTAAAATGCAACAGTCCAATCAATACAGAGCACTGATGTCTTTCATCTAGAGTAAAATCGCCACCCATGGTCAAATGTGTTTGAGTGACATCATCCCACCCCAATGGTCTGTGTATACTGATGGTATTACTATTTGATTATCTACATAAAAACCTTCTTATAAACATTATGATAATACAGATATCATCGTCCAAAAAATGTGCTGTACTTACTAATGTTGATAAGTTTACAAATGGATGATAAATAATTTAATAATGGTTTATACGTAGTTTATAAGTAGTCCTTAAAATGGTTACCAAACAACATTTGACTGATTCAACACAAATGGATTCTCTCAGTAGATGGAATTAATGACATTCAGTGTATTTAGGGTTAGTTTGTTATTAATGGCGAAATCAATAGTTAATGGAGAATGTAACTGAGGGTTTCTGATGAAGAGGACACAAACCTTTACACAAGCACTAACCAAGACacttacatacaaacacacacattaaacacagacCGAGACAAATACACAGACATGTACGAGTGGCGATTATAGAGAAACTACTGATTCCATACAGGCTTACATTGTGGAGGAGCTATCTTGGCGCTGGGAAACTGTCCCAGCTCCTTCTCCACGTAGTACAGAACCTTCATAGAGTTCTGACTGTGACTGGGCGGGAGACGATAGCCACTGCGTACTGtagacacagacgcacacacccacacacacttatATCAAGGATAAAAGCAACTATGGGCACAGTAAAAACCTAAttacacaaacaaaaacacataaaaacacacacgcacacacacccccacatgAGCGTATGAAtgcacccatgcacacacacccagtcacccacccacacacacacacgtctggtcATAGACAACTCCACCCAGTTTAGAGACAGAAAATGAAGAGTGACATAAGAAGAGGGTTAGTTGACTCATATGACCCTCTACAAATGGTAGTTCATGTTACTGTGATATATCATGCaaaactacatttcccacaatgcagaATGGCTTGTCCAGGTCCTGCAGCCTGAAAGGACGAGCGCAGGTGTGGGTCCGATCACTCACCCCCAGCTAGGTTCTTCTCcactgaggggaaggagagcatCTTAGGGTCCGCGAGGGACGGAGGGGCAAAGGGGACCATGGTGGGGACCCCAGGGATATAGTAGGGGGGATACACAGCAATCTGGGGGGGCTGGCCACTCTTTGCCATCTTCCCTGCCTCATAGACTGGAAAACAATGACAAATAATATTAAAATCCTAACCTTTTTAAAAGGTAAGCAAGTGAAtgtaagtctgtgtgtgtttgtagttatgtgtgtgtgtatgttactcaCGGTGACGTGGGCAGCAGCAGGTGtcagggcagcagcagcagcggagGTAGCAGCAGCAGGAGTGAGGGCAGCACTGACACCAGCAGATCCCCATCAACAAAAGGAACAAGATACTGCCCAGGACTACAGATCCCACAAACGTCCACTctggaacacaaacacagagatgaATAAGACTAGAGATCCCACAAACAGTAGAGATACACATCTTGTTACTTGAGTTAGTAACTACATGTGACTCACTCAAGTTACATCTTCTGCATCTCTGTCTATAATAACCATTGACATAAAAGGTCAAATTAACCCCCCAACACTCTGGGTGTAGAGAGGCAGAGGTTGCTGGCTGCACGACAAGGCCCTCAACACTAATGATGAATTCGTCAGGGCGTAAGCAGAAATGAAAATGGCAATACTTCAGTGAGCCCCTTGTGAAAAAACACATCCCAAGTGGACCTCTTCAGAGAGATTTTCaaaagagatgggggggggggtggtttcTTGTGAATAAATCTGCTCCATTGAGGAGAGGTATTAAATACACACCATGTATTTAGTACTGTAGTAAGAATATGATTGGGACAGTAAGGCTTCCATTTTATAAATGCCGACAGATCATTTGTTTgctcgacatggtgggatctttttgtgtcggtaaaattaaTTATTGCGAGCAATGGCAGTGGAAACTATGCTcctatgcgcaaatattgatataataatcaTTTAAATTTGAAGTCAGTTTTTCACACTTCCtgatttaatcctagtaaacatttcatgttttaggccagttaggatctccactttattttaagaatgtgaaatgtcagattaatagtagagagaatgatttatttcagtttttatttctttcatcacattcccagtgggtcagaaatttacatacactcaattagtatttggtagcattgcctttaaattgtttaacttgggtcaaatgtttggtgtagctttccacaagcttcccactgtcacgactccgaccgaaggtggctccccttcccgttcgggtggctccccttcccgttcgggtggcgctcggcggacgtcgtcgccggcctactagctgccactgattcttttCTCCCCATtattatgtgtttattgagtacacctgttttgagttggttataattagtgaggctttattagttagccggcccgcctggttctttgtgcgggattgattATTGTAACCCTGGTGTTTGCATTAGGTGTACATGTTCGTGTATTTAGTGCTGGACTGTTTTCGGTTCCCTGTGTCTGGGGCATTTGGTTTGAGCACCCATAAGTGGGGTGACCGTAGTTCACCATgtgtgcatttaaaaaaaaagcacATTATTGAACTCTGCTTTCCTGCGCCTGATTTCACCCTCACGACACCCATGGCCTTACACCCACAATATATTTTGGgccattcctccttacagagctggtgtaactgagtcaggtttgtaggcctccttgctcgcacatgctttttcagttctgcccacaaatgttctttaggattgaggtcaaggctataccttgactttgttgtccttaagccattttgccacaactttggaagtatgcttggggtcattgtccatttggaagacccatttgcgaccaatctttaacttcctgactgatgtcttgagatgttgcttcaatatatccacataattttccttcctcgtgatgccatctattttgtgaagtgcaccagttcctcctgcagcacagcacccccacaacatgattctgccacccccatgcttcgcgttttgaatggtgttcttcggcttgcaagcctccccctttttcctccaaacgtaatgatggtcattatggccaaacagttctatctttgtccccatatgcagttgcaaaccgtaatctggctttttaattgtggttttggagcagtggcttcttccttgctgagcgacctttcaggttatgtcgatataggactcgttttactgtggatatagatacttttgtacccgtttcctccagcatcttcacaaggtcctttgctgttgttctgggattgatttgcactttcacaccaaagtacgttcatctctaggagactgaacgtgtctccttcctgagcgttatgacagctgcgtggtcccatggtgtttatacttgcgtactattgtttgtacagatgaacgtggtaccttcaggcgtttggaaattgctcccaaggatgaaccagactggtggtctacaatttgttttctgtggtcttggctgattttttttgattttcccatgatgtcaagcaaagaggcacagagtttgaaggtaggccttgaaatacatccacaggtacacctccaattgactcaaatgatgtcaattagcacaaagtagatgtcataaccaacttgccaacactatagtttgttaacaagaaatttgtggagtggttgaaaaatgagttttaatgactccaacctaagtgtatgtaaacttccgacttcaactgtattgaaGTAACATGGAGTCACAAGATATATTGTGTGGTCCTCCACTACAactcgggaaaccatgcagtttattaggctacagatgaaatcaaTTACGATTAACTTCCCAGGCTGGTGCacgtgatgagcttgatgctcctttccaataaatatggagggtcttattctggtgacatgatgatcgatgcttggctgtagtttgacaaataaaatcatGTTGTTCTTATCAATAATAATCACATAATGTAGGTAGCTACTATGACTGTGGGATGTTGGCTATAGCACACGTGCCATGACCAGATGCAACAGGTTTTGTGACATGGGAATTTAAGTACGTTTGATGgaaagacatctctctctctccctcccctcccggaggacctaagccctaggaccatgcctcagtccacctggtcgtgctgctgctccagtttcaactgttctgcctgcggctatggaaccctgacgtGCCACCTTGTCTCAAACCTGCCTGCTGTTTGGACCTGCCTGCTGTCTCTCGATCGAcctctcgacctctgaatgctcgactatgaaaagccaactgacatttactccatAGGTATTGCattgacctgttgcaccctctacaaccactgtgattattatttggttctgctggtcatctatgaatgtttgaacgtCTTGAAGaatgatctggccttaatggccatgtactgttataatctccacccggcacagccagaaggggactggccacccctcagagcctggttcctctctaggtttcttcttaggcTCAAGCCTTTCTAGGgcgtttttcctagccactgtgcttttacatctgcattgcttgctgtttggggttttcggctgggtttctgtataagcactttgtgacatctgctgatgtaaaaagggctttataaataaataaatattcttttatgcagatttttgaaGATTCGCATGAAAATATGTCGCAAATTGGACAGAAACCTAGCTAGTGAGAGTGAGTTAATGCATGACTGCGCAGAGGCAGAATATAAGATGAGGCCACATTGGTTCTTTCCTCTGCAGTTGTTAAAGCAATCAAGATTCCCAGGAGATGATTGGACAGTGAGAGAGCAGCATGGGGGGGTTGCGATGACAGGTAAGCAGAGCCAGAGCAGGGGATGTCACCGAGGGGAACAGGTAAGGAAGGGACAGGTGAGGTGAAAAGGCAGCCATTTTTGGCATAATCACACACAGAttaacagaaagacagacagacagtgacagaccgTGGCCAGCGAATGAGGAAGCAAGCAGCCGTACCTGGTATAATCTCCACATCAAACTCTGGTAGGAGATCGTCCAGCACACTTGTCCtacctgcagagagagggagaccagaggTGAGGCGCAGCAGACAGGAAGTAGCAGAGGGCAGAGGTCAAAGGTGAGGCAAATCAGCCAATCAGGTGGAGTTATTGACTGAGGATCATGCATTGAGACTGGCAGAGATGAATAGACAGACACCAGAGGAAAACAGTACAATTCGTTAACACCTGATGCTGAAGCCAAAGTGATAATCATCATAAATAATTTCCCATTATTAAAAATGGTTTTGAGAGAACATGTTAATGGGTGTGAAAACAAAGTTCAAAGAGTGTCACTTAATGAACTTTATGTAGTAAAAACCATGAGCTGACGCAAACCCAACATTTTTTGTTGAGGTGCTGGCTAACAGAGGGTAAACTGTATAAAAAGAAAGTCGCACACTCTAAATATGCTCCAAACAATTCAATGGGTGCACCTAACCAACATTTCGGCACGCAGCGTCTTCTTTAGGGTTATTGATCTCCACACACACTAACCCAGTCTTAAAGGCCATGAGTTCTGAGATCAAGGGTCAAACTCTCAACTCTCATCTCACACTGAACCTAATTTTAGCAGGGTGCTATATTTATGTGATGTTACTGTACAAACACGCAACACACAAATACAAATCCAACATGCTCCACACGTCACATGATACTACAAGGCACGCTAAAAGATCTGTAATCAGTGTGAGAGATTTACAACATAACCCATAACTGAACTCAAAGGTATATTCAGCCCTGTCAACAGGTCCTGTACCCAATAAAATGCTCTACGGGACGTTGAGGTAAGGCCAGAGTGGAGGGGTaggaggggtgtgtttgtgtgtatgtgggggagggggaggagggggtgttcGGGGACAGACACTTCTGAAACATTCTGGGTCACCAATTAACTATTAGAGCTCATCAGGGAAAGAGGGTCAGACGAACactatcaccatggtaacaatGGTGGCTTTGTCTTTGCTAAACgtgagagagacgggagaggaagggagagaaaagtTAAtggagctagagacagagagagagaaggataaagggcAATGGAGATACAGAGAAAAATAATAGTGGGACCAGTCCGTGGCCTCACCCAAACGCCAAAATAAGCTAATTCTAATCTCTGTGTTTAACCCTCTAGATCGGTCCAACAGGGTTGCTAAAATACCTGGTTTACACTCattaagtgtgtgtgcatgtgcatgtgtctcTACATATCAATCCCTAAAATAGTGTCTAAGGGTTATTTGATTCAACAGGCCTGCTAGCTGTCAGGGTAGACTGAACTCCCACAGCCAGACAGGCTCCAGTTGGCAGTAGTCATGGAGATAagcacactcctctcctctgataAAAaaaacacgaacacacacacacacacacacacacagatcctaCCAACCTGCTCTGGCACTGAGTCGTATAAACCCAGCTGAGCTCAGAAACCTGAAAGAGGGGAGAAACAATGTGCCTCAGAGGGGAGGGAACAATGATAATAAGACAGGGGTAATAAGGAGTAGAGGAAGATGAGGCCCTCctgtcacggttttcatatggtgaaggagagtcggaccaaactgcagcatgtctattgtgatccatgtttaataaaacaaacataacacaaatcaatacaaaacactacaaaaacaaataaacgaaatgaaaaccaaaacagcctaaactggtgtcaactaacacagcacaaggacatcaagacactaaggacaatcacccacgacaaactcaaagaatatagctgcttaaatatggttcccaatcagagacaacgataagcacctgcctctgattgagaaccactccagacagccatagactttgctagataaccccactagctacaatcccaaatacatacacaccaaaaccccaagacaaaacactccacaatacaaaaactccatgccacaccctggcctgacccaatacatgaagaaaaacacaaaatacttagaccaggggcctgttgcaca of the Oncorhynchus masou masou isolate Uvic2021 chromosome 10, UVic_Omas_1.1, whole genome shotgun sequence genome contains:
- the LOC135547326 gene encoding immunoglobulin-like domain-containing receptor 2 isoform X1; translation: MSWLLGRWIIFCITVCVCAGVQVTVREKRRFAMLFQSVVLECQYHTPSSQTPVVQWWYKSYCRDRTRDSFTFPESFGVQGPELGAAAHLECSDSSRTVRIIASGQGTSMTLAEHYKGRDIAIINKADLRIGKLQWGDSGVYFCKIVIADDLEGKNEGQVEVLVLGRTSVLDDLLPEFDVEIIPEWTFVGSVVLGSILFLLLMGICWCQCCPHSCCCYLRCCCCPDTCCCPRHLYEAGKMAKSGQPPQIAVYPPYYIPGVPTMVPFAPPSLADPKMLSFPSVEKNLAGVRSGYRLPPSHSQNSMKVLYYVEKELGQFPSAKIAPPQSSSLSELSSLHEGGDTEFRQTYRTVQMKALPPIADLDDQSELMAAPVHNSCRPRHYRGNDTDDEQNSRWNPRSVHLERKTLGTRGRTGSLDELEEFSMSYGPRVWRGEPRDQDTDYDLALRVREHYPPCWDHRPPRRFHGDRDNNRHPRRSPPPSPQKKRRDTWDGDRDRPHQHTHGERGYDYAFLNDLLEHKARGRAGERGERGKGRADEDSDTPSKGSSKGKGSDGFYRQSSSNRPEDEDSLPPYSEQKVERYQTINPTAERNRTVEPPSERFRSTNPSMQPFSYTRPPKVLAHTVQGYREDRDKNRNMVSYL
- the LOC135547326 gene encoding immunoglobulin-like domain-containing receptor 2 isoform X2, coding for MSWLLGRWIIFCITVCVCAGVQVTVREKRRFAMLFQSVVLECQYHTPSSQTPVVQWWYKSYCRDRTRDSFTFPESFGVQGPELGAAAHLECSDSSRTVRIIASGQGTSMTLAEHYKGRDIAIINKADLRIGKLQWGDSGVYFCKIVIADDLEGKNEGQVEVLVLEWTFVGSVVLGSILFLLLMGICWCQCCPHSCCCYLRCCCCPDTCCCPRHLYEAGKMAKSGQPPQIAVYPPYYIPGVPTMVPFAPPSLADPKMLSFPSVEKNLAGVRSGYRLPPSHSQNSMKVLYYVEKELGQFPSAKIAPPQSSSLSELSSLHEGGDTEFRQTYRTVQMKALPPIADLDDQSELMAAPVHNSCRPRHYRGNDTDDEQNSRWNPRSVHLERKTLGTRGRTGSLDELEEFSMSYGPRVWRGEPRDQDTDYDLALRVREHYPPCWDHRPPRRFHGDRDNNRHPRRSPPPSPQKKRRDTWDGDRDRPHQHTHGERGYDYAFLNDLLEHKARGRAGERGERGKGRADEDSDTPSKGSSKGKGSDGFYRQSSSNRPEDEDSLPPYSEQKVERYQTINPTAERNRTVEPPSERFRSTNPSMQPFSYTRPPKVLAHTVQGYREDRDKNRNMVSYL
- the LOC135547326 gene encoding immunoglobulin-like domain-containing receptor 2 isoform X4, whose protein sequence is MSWLLGRWIIFCITEADLRIGKLQWGDSGVYFCKIVIADDLEGKNEGQVEVLVLGRTSVLDDLLPEFDVEIIPEWTFVGSVVLGSILFLLLMGICWCQCCPHSCCCYLRCCCCPDTCCCPRHLYEAGKMAKSGQPPQIAVYPPYYIPGVPTMVPFAPPSLADPKMLSFPSVEKNLAGVRSGYRLPPSHSQNSMKVLYYVEKELGQFPSAKIAPPQSSSLSELSSLHEGGDTEFRQTYRTVQMKALPPIADLDDQSELMAAPVHNSCRPRHYRGNDTDDEQNSRWNPRSVHLERKTLGTRGRTGSLDELEEFSMSYGPRVWRGEPRDQDTDYDLALRVREHYPPCWDHRPPRRFHGDRDNNRHPRRSPPPSPQKKRRDTWDGDRDRPHQHTHGERGYDYAFLNDLLEHKARGRAGERGERGKGRADEDSDTPSKGSSKGKGSDGFYRQSSSNRPEDEDSLPPYSEQKVERYQTINPTAERNRTVEPPSERFRSTNPSMQPFSYTRPPKVLAHTVQGYREDRDKNRNMVSYL
- the LOC135547326 gene encoding immunoglobulin-like domain-containing receptor 2 isoform X3 gives rise to the protein MSWLLGRWIIFCITVCVCAGVQVTVREKRRFAMLFQSVVLECQYHTPSSQTPVVQWWYKSYCRDRTRDSFTFPESFGVQGPELGAAAHLECSDSSRTVRIIASGQGTSMTLAEHYKGRDIAIINKADLRIGKLQWGDSGVYFCKIVIADDLEGKNEGQVEVLVLGRTSVLDDLLPEFDVEIIPEWTFVGSVVLGSILFLLLMGICWCQCCPHSCCCYLRCCCCPDTCCCPRHLYEAGKMAKSGQPPQIAVYPPYYIPGVPTMVPFAPPSLADPKMLSFPSVEKNLAGASSLSELSSLHEGGDTEFRQTYRTVQMKALPPIADLDDQSELMAAPVHNSCRPRHYRGNDTDDEQNSRWNPRSVHLERKTLGTRGRTGSLDELEEFSMSYGPRVWRGEPRDQDTDYDLALRVREHYPPCWDHRPPRRFHGDRDNNRHPRRSPPPSPQKKRRDTWDGDRDRPHQHTHGERGYDYAFLNDLLEHKARGRAGERGERGKGRADEDSDTPSKGSSKGKGSDGFYRQSSSNRPEDEDSLPPYSEQKVERYQTINPTAERNRTVEPPSERFRSTNPSMQPFSYTRPPKVLAHTVQGYREDRDKNRNMVSYL